The segment tttAGCTACTCCAACATGAAACACCAAAAAGTTTATTACTTTTTTAGAGGTAGTGATTTTGATACGATCCAACAACAAGACTCGAAAATGACACAAATTTTATCAGTTTTAGTTTGGGCATAATTATGTCTATGTCAACTTgtataacccatttaataaacaACGTTTGGTCACTCAATTCATCTAACCCGTTTATTTAATTATGTCAAAATCGACCTAATTCATTTATGACTCATTTAAcctaatttgttaattttatatattaaaaaaaattgaaatattaaatacacttttaattatgaatattatataACTAAACAGTTGAATAACTAAagtaaaattttacatatttcattatagaaattaaaaatatgttacattaaaacattaaataaaattataaacaaaaataaatgtaagaatttaatttgttttttatgctataaatatatcataattaaaaatcaaataattaaatgtgAGTTTGATacaccacttatttttttattttaaaattagaaaatagtaataacttttatataagatacaaaAACTTTTAGAGgcttatattaaaaagtaataattttaaaaattgattaacaaaattgtggaatcaaaaaaattttattacctcaaattttaaaatttctaaagataatttttaaagaataggtaaaatttatactttttttgtATAAGTTGTTgtaatttatataaaagtttctatttttaaaaacaaaaaaatagaaaacgtATCCAAACaaacatgaaattaattaatatttttaaaaaaacaattaaaaagtaTTGTTTAACACATCATAATTGTATTTACAAGTTATTTGTGTCAATTTAGTAAACTCAACCCATTTATTAAACAAGTTAAATAGGTTGTTGTGTCATTCCTATAGTTTTAAAAAGGCACAAGGTACGGTTAAGGTGCAAAAGTCTTCTAAGCTAGGTTTAGGCTCAACACAAGACACACACTTTGAATGAAGTGAAACATACTTGGATGTAtatcaagtttataaaatatgattaaagatCCAACCCGAGCAGCAAAAAGTTCATAATTCCAAACattcaacaaaaataacataaaatcatATGAATTTCAATATACCATTAGAAATGTTAAcaataaaagagttaaaaaaatataatgaagtAAACCAAGTGGGCCTCTCCAACAAGGTGCACACCTCGACAAGGAAGGTGTTATAATGAGGGAGCGGTTGACCCTTGGGTCCAGGCTCGCCTTTTACAACTAAAGATAATGGCATTTAGTTTGAATACTTATGTAAATTTCAGTATTTCATCCAACAGCTAGTATGCAATATTCTTTGGCAGCTCTCCTTGTGGAGACTTTGCAATAATTTCAGAACATTTTTCCTAGGaaatctttttcaaaacaatttccatCGAATCATTTTTCAATCTGGAAAGAAGAAACAGCTCATTTTCGCTGCCAAAAAGTAAACGATTCAACTGAACAATTCATCGAACGGTTGATACCCACATCTCAAATCAATGAATACACCCAATTCAGCATATAAAGAATTCAACAATTACTACTATTTCTGCGGTGCCTTTTGTGGGGTCTGTGAAACGATGAAAAGGTAAAGAATTGACCATGTTTCCCAggaaatattttccaaaacaagttCCAAAGGGTGTACCCATTATTTTTCGGtgtttttctcatatttctttGATCTGGAAGGAAGAAAACAGTTTTCATTTTCGCAGCCAAACagtaggcaaaaaaaaaaaacaattctaactGAACATTTCATCAAACAGTTAATGACCCACATAGAATCAACGAATTTACCCAATTCAGGACAGAGAAGTGAAAAATTACTACTATTTCTGCTGCCCCTCTTGGGGGGTTTTGGCGACGATGGAGATCGCGTGTAGGCCAGAGCTGAGTTCATCCGCTAACAACTCGTAGACCATACGGTGTCGCTTGACGAGGGTGTGGCCCGTGAACTTTGGAGAGACGATCTTCAGGTTGAAGTGAGTCTCCTGCGGAGCGTTGGGGAGGGCCCTCATGGGGGCGTGGCCAGCGTGCTGGTGGGAGACGTCTTCGATCTCTAGAAGCGTAGCTTCGAGCGCGGATTGGAGCTTTTGCCTCATCCTGTTGGCTCTCGACACCACCACATTGGCTCCGCGCGAGGCCATCTTTTGTGTTGGTCTTGTTTGAGGCTTCCTTATGTGAGGAGGAAGTGGTCTGTCTTTATGGGCTCCTCAAAATGTCATTACcgtaaaataaaaacaatttagggACGTTCGTGCTCCGGctcagattttttaaaattattaaataataaataaattttcaagattttttgtatttttatttttatgagaaataaaCTTATAATTTAATCTAACAATAAATAAAGTTAGGGAGGAGAATCAAGTAGGTTTTTTCAAGTACCCATCTTACCCCGCCCCtaatgaaaaaggtttgaaatttaaataaatgggttgtgtgggtttgagattttttttaaaacccagaTGGGTTTGGAATTGTCTTGTCCCACatccccgattatatataaaattaatttaatatttatttacctatttttaatagtaatagtaataataataataataaatattttttaataaaatatgttataaaaataataatatttgatactatttataaaattatatttattttaatgtaattaaaaaaaatcaaataatttttgtaattttttttttaattttccaaaaaaaaaaagttaaaagtggTGAGGCAGGTATTGGAATTTCATATACGCcgccctatttaatttttttaatggaatggagatgaaaattatttgcaatAAATAGGGTGAGGTTGGGATGAGGGTAACCCATCTCGAAGTTGCCCCATTATCATTCCTAGAGAGAGTTGAACAAAGATATTTTATTAGCACAAAGGTAGGTGAAATTTGATTTCGAAAGGGATTTAAGAATGTTTTGcttgtatttttcaaaataaatataagactTGGTTGGAATCAATGTTTTCAGGACTGGATTGGatattaaattagaaaagttATTGATTCACAGTTTATTAGTCGGACCAGTGGTCAAACcgatgacgtcataaatatataattaatattttattaaaatttaaaatatatataattaaaaattaataatatttattatattatttattcatttttatataaatgtattaatgttttaaatttattaaacaaaatatatacaatatttaaatatgaaaatatattcaaaatggtAAATTGTAgtgtattaatatttattataccatttctttcttatattttttttatatacagaTATGACTCTTGAGGATCTACAAACGGGATAGGGAGGGTTTCAAGACGCCCCAGGAGATTTTGGAACAGCCTAATAGATTGTAGTGTAGTTGTTATATTGGTTTATTTTGGGACTTGTATTAGCAAACtttgaaattatatatttgtactgagactttattttgattaatttgctGATATTGTGGACTTTCATTTTAGACTTGAGTTAGAGATCACATTGtcattaaattttcttattgctCTTGAGTAGTGATTGATATAttgataaattgaaatattagtGGGAGGGAGCTCTAGTgtgatttatgtttaaaaaataaaaaaataaaatttcagagCATTTTGTTAGTTACCAACTTAGATTgggaggaacccttagggtcaaacctttgacctaaGGTCATGGGTCAAATTCTGGGTAGCCTAGAGTTTTGGTCATGACAGGAAAGATGATAGTGAGACCTAGTAGAGGTGCAATTGTAGGTTGTTATTGCTTAGGACATGAATATGTTATGTACAAAGGCTTCAATTCTAAGAGACAAGCAAAAGAGGCATTTCAAATGAGCTCGAGATGAGTAGAGTTAACTAGGGATGGATGGATTTCTATACAATTTGGTATGGGTTTGGGTTGGGAAGATATGATGAATGTTGAACCCATAGATGTGTTATTGTGGAATCAGGGTGAATATCCCGTTTGCTTCTACCTCAAGCAAACAATCAAAAGGGTTTGTCGTTTTTCAGGTGGAGCCGGAGCCAAAGATGAGAACTCATGTCGTGCTTTTTTGATTTCCACTTCAAGACAAAGGAACATAAGAAAAAGGGATCCTATTTTAGCTTGTATTTGACTATTCATTGAAATTGGCTTTCTCTCTTTATGGATGTTAGGAATTTGTCTACCAGTGTTGGTCAAATTGTGGCTCCAACAAATGTACAGAAACGACTTCATGGACAAAcccaattttatttatcacataCAAATCTGAAAGTGCACCATTATCTATAAGTTTCACTTGGAACACTTAGGTCCCTACTGTTGATGGCTGGAGTTACCAAGACCACTGCAATTTCTTGACGTACTCGCCTCCTCAACTGAAGATGATGATTCCTTCCTTTGCCCTGCAAAAAATGTCCAGACAGGGGGTTCAGACACATCCTCCGATGCCTTTGTTAGTTTTGCTCTTTagcatattgatatttttttggggCCCCTTTCCTTAGGAATGCTTACCTTCTATGGTTGGGTCGTCGAGGGCCTTTTATAGTGCTAGGAGCTTTGTCCCTCCGAACGATAGGGAGACTCTTTGACTTTTGTGGTCATGATGGTATTCAGAGGGTGTCAGAGTCATTATTATCCTGCAGGCGGCTGACAAAGATTGTTGGCGGGATGATTTTCCATCACCCTTGTCTTTTCACTCTACAGTGGCGCATGGCAGGTCGTGGCAGGTTGTGACAGGTCGTCTGAAGAGACCCAGGAAGGTCCTATCGAGTATGCTTTTGGCAAAACGTTAGTTCATGTGCTCATTCGAACAGAGGGTTGGCGTGCCACGACCCCAATGGAGGAGTGCCTTGTGAGGTCTCCACGTGTACGCTTAGGGGTGatccctacaatgccccccttttaACCCGACTATTTTGCCTGGGCAGCAAAGGCGGGTTAAAATGATgcttttgacattttttttctttttgggggTCGCATAACATGTGGCGCCCAAGGGGGAAAGGCATTTATGGTGAGCCGCTGTCCTTAGGATGGTTACCAGGCGAAGTGTCGTTTCGAGCGCAGTGCGATTGGGTGCTTGGTCATTTGGGGTCCTGAGGGGTTTCATCTCATAAATAGGAAATCCACCCCCCACGGCtgcattttctctttatttctttctcatcTGGAAGTGACTAGGCATTGTTCCTAGGGCTTCACTTAGTGACGCTTCCTTCGTGACTTCACAACCGGTACATTTGGGCAACTACGACTTGgctttccttctttttgtaaGCTTTTGTCAGGTATACTCTCTGTTTCTACCCTTTCGTCTTCTGCTTCCCGTTTCTTTGATTTTCCTTGgattttttgtgtttgtttgCGATTGAGAGGTAGGGGTAATGTTTGGGGTTTTGGTGGGTTGGGAAATGGCTTTACTGGACTTTACAGAAGGGGAATGCATAGGTTTGTGCAAGGGCGTCATATTCTGTGGGTGGCGTGCCTTGCTAATTTTGGGTTAGGGTTGCGTTTTGAGGCTTTGTTGAGCCCGCTGCGAATTCCGTTGCCCTCCTCGCATACCTGGAAATGGCTGAGTTGCTTCTTGGGTAGGGTTAGGAGTTGAATAGCGGTCTCGGTGTTTCTGACTAGGGGAGGTTGCTGACTTAGGCATGTTTCTTAGCTTTGGCTTTTTGGGACGTTGTCCACAGGATGGTGGGGCCGGGTAACTATCCTCTAACTATCAGCATTGCGCCATGCAGGTTTGTCTCAGCCCCACATTCCAACATGCCTGCGAAGAAAGATGTAGCTTCGTCTAGTGCGGTTGGACCAAGTGGGAAGAGTAGATCCGGACACCCCTATCCGGGGAAGCCCACTGAAGTCCTCAACGAGTGGGAGTTTCGCGACCGCTTCTGTCTTCCGAATGGCGTTTCCGTTCAGCTAGTGGATGGGGATCCCATGTCCACAGAGAAAGCCGGACACAACGCCATCTATTTCACCAAGGAGCAGTTCAATGCGGGGCTTCGTTTTcctcttctgttttttttcaaacaattatcCATTATACTCAAATCCCTCCGGTCTACATTCATCCCAATATCGTGCGGGTGTTGATGGGGTGCAGTATTCTGATATGCTGTTCAACTTAGACCTTTCCCTGCTGGAGGTTCTTTTTGTTTACACCCTCAAGAAGGGCAAAAATGACATCTTCAGTATATTTGCCCACATTCCGTCTCTTCAACTAGTGACCAACCTTCCTAACTCGAACAAAGGGGGAGTCAAGGAGCACATACTGGTCAGAGGACCATGGATTGGTTTGATAGAACACCCGGAAAGGGATTTCAGTCCAACTATTCGCTGAAGTTTCCGGGTAGGGTGGCTTTAAGCGTCCATTCCTTTTTTAAACTTGATGCTTAAGTTAATTTCATTAGACGACTAACCTCATTTGTTTTAACTGATGCAGGTTCAAGCAAGAGGGGCTGTTTGGTTGAATGGGTGGAAAATGATTCATTTGACCCCCTAAACAAGCTATTCGAGATTACCGCCATTGAAAGACACCACCACACACTCCTTTCTACCAGGAATCTATTGGCGATTTTCCAGGAACCTCAGCCATACGTCCTCAACATCATCCTTAGGTGGCTACCGAAGATTATGGTTCCTAGGGAACACTTCGTGTTGAAGGACCTCCCATTCTATGCAAAGGCTCGTGAGGCGGACGCAAAGGCTCGCCAAGAGCGCCTTTAGCAGCGGGAGGAGAAAAAGTAGGAGGGGACGCTGAGGAAAGCGCCCGGTGAGAAAGACTGCGGTTCATCGCTTGCGGTCCATCCTCAGGCTgcgaagaagaaaaagaagaccaTTGCACAGGCAATCAAAATCATGTCTTCGATTCCTAAACCCTCGTCTTCTTCCACAGCTTCAGCGTCCAGCCACTCAGCCAGCTCCGCTCAGGCGTCCGAGGGTGACTCTAGCCCACTGAGGCTTGACACCATCGATCCGGGGACTGGCCCTTCTTAGCCTGAGTCGAAGTCTATTGCCGTGGGGGTTGTAAACGAAGTGGAGGAAGAGAAAGACATGAATGATTTAAGAGCCAATTTATGGAGAGACATCGCAAATGCTTATATGAGGCGATTGACATTGTTCCTCCCCCAGCCAAAAGGCCTTGCCTGGAGAAGGCTCATGAGAATCCGAcccgggggggggggggggctccTCCATCGACCATGCCCCCTCCAAACGTAGCGGGGCCTAGCATAGCGGCTGTGACACAGCTAGACGTAGCAGGGCCTAGCAGCACTCTAGCTGCAGAGAAGGAGGCTTGCGGGACGGAGGCGAGTCTGGATGCTGCTCTCGTCGAGGGGGTACCAGATGAGAAGGGCAGTCCAATCTCTACAGTTCCTCCAAGCTAGGAGGAGATGATGGAGATGTAGAAGCATGTGTCGTGCTTCACGAACGCTGAAGCTCTCTCTACAAAAATGTCAGACTTCTTTCCTCTTACCAAGTGGATATCTGTAAATATGGGTGGCGACTTTCCTTCCTTCGTCTCAGTCCGACTCCCCTTCAGCATCCCTGAGTCTGCTGTATTCTACATTCAACATCTGCAGGAATGGATGGTGCCGGAGACTGCAAAAGTGGTAATCTCTTTTAGGTTGCCCCCTTTTTTAGCAATGTATATTCCATCGCCTGGTACTAACTTGTCTGTTGTTGCCACTTCTAGGTCATAACCAGCATCCGCAACATGATGTGGCAGCATGCGCAACTTTTCAAGTGGCTGGAAGTGGCAGAGGCTATGCGGACCTTTATCTCTCACCACCCAAATGACATTGAGGAAATGCACTCGAAGTTAGAGCGAGTGAGGGCTGACTTGGCCACCGCCCAAAAGGCTATTGCGGATGGGGCTGAGATGCTCAAGCTGGCTGAGGGGGGAGAAATGCGTTATATGGGCTGAAACGGTCCAATTGAAGGAGAAATGAGAAGCCATGGAGGCTAAGTACAAGGGGGCAGAATAGGAGAACTCTCAGCTAAAAAGAGAGATAGATGAACTCCAAGCCAGCCTCGCAGCCCAAAAAAAAGAGACAGAGGAATTACAAGCGGGCTTGCTTGCCTAGAAGAAATGGATGGAGGCTGGATTTTCCGTTCAGAAGAAGGAGTTGGAGACGAAGTATCAGAGCCAAATGGACGAGATGTACTTCTTCGGCTACCGCTGCTGTATGAAGAAGAATGGTATCATGCACAATATTCCTTCATTCTCttatgatgatgaagatgtgATACTTGGAGGCCCTCCACGATGAGATGGTTCCTCTTATGTGTAGTTCCTCCCTATAGCCTTTTTTTTGCCGTGAATGGTCTGACCAACTTGTAAAGACAATTTTTACActcatttataaatattgcattgcTCTGCTCTTTTCACATCCCTTGTTCCTCTTTATTGATAATATTGCATAAGgttagatacattccatggaCGGAGTAACGGGGTTCCGTCTAGCTTTTGTAAATGATAAGCCCCGCTTCCGCCTATTTTTGAGACTATGTAGGGGCCTTCGAAATTTGCTTGGAACTTCCTGGCCCCCTTTTTGGTGGTGTTTTCGAAAACTCTTATGAGGACAAGTGTTCCAACCTTGAAGACACGAGGCTGTGCGTTACGATTGTAGTGAGCAGCCGCCCTTTGCTGGTAGGCGACCATCCGGACAGATGCATTTTCTCTTACTTCATCCGCCCAATCTAGGTTTCTTTCGAGCTCTTGGTTTTCATCCCTCTGACCTCGTACGGAAGTCCAGATAGTGGACAAACCTATTTCCGTGGGGATGATTGCGTCTATGCCATATGCAATAGCGAAAGGAGTGTTTCCTGTGGGTTGCCCGAGCGTGGTCCGGTAGGCCCACAAGACGCCGGGCAGTTCCTCCACCCACTTTCCTTTGGTTTGCTCCAGTCTTTTCTTTAAAGCAGTCAGTAAGGTCTTGTTCATTGCCTCTGCCTATCCATTGCTCTAGGGATAGCGCGGCGTGGAGtacaaattttggattttgagTTCTGAGCAGAAATTTCGGAAGGCGATGCTGTCAAACTGAAGACCATTGTCGGCTATGGTTGCTTAAGGGATTTCAAACCGGTAAATGATGTTCTTCCAAATGAATTTCGTGACATCTTTGCCCTTGATGCTAGCATATTGTCACAGAATGCTttaaatgagcctccccatgggtttatatagagcccaggaagcttctggagactcctacacttagccattggtgggaagagtatGGAAgattctagaaatgcctagagaagTTCACACATCTCTACATTATGATGggaggcatgagaggagtctagGGCTTTCTAAAGAATTCTTGAGGTCTcttgtacataggcttgtacatagaatgatgtaggacattctagaatattcttgaattgtaaggaaccctccaaggttccaaagagttccattggtgcctataaataggtgagggcctcatttggccaaggcaccaagcaagtgagtcctcaaagcacttgtaaaggcttccttgagtaataAAGAGCTTCTATTCTTTAAGAGTTGTCTACTACACCTTCTACAACTTCCGAGTTGCGAGTGTCTTAGcttagcaagctaagcattgggagcaaggttgacttagcaagatcaagcatcttgacttgtctaagtgtcgtACAAGCTTAGTAAACGACTAAGTTCATgacaagtggtattagagcgCGACTACGAAGCGGGCATAttaaaggaagcatgtcgggctctaacgtggaggagactagcgaACAAACCCGTGGGAGGGAGATTGAGCCTACTGCATGAGGCAGGGGCaggaaggataagtctcgtgACGCCATaaccaacatggaggcaaggctagccaaggtggagtTAGCTATGGTTGACACCCGAGAAggggtggacttgatcgagcaaggcatggaaaagggcttagaggatctaagagAGCATATCCGAGACCTTCGCGAGGGGGTGCTAGGCTAGCAAGTTCAGCcggtgtcacacgaggagttcatgtccttccaagacaaggtcatgaACATGTTCACTAGTGTGGAGTCAAGGGTGGAGGCCTTAGCTGCGCGCATGGAGGCCCGAGACCAGGAGATTTGACAAGAGCTGGCCATCTACAAGACTGCGGTATCAACACgagtcatggccactcatgaggcaccaagggtggaggtgccCAAGCCACACACGTTCAGTGGCAAGAGAGATGCCAAGGAGCTGGATAACTTCTTGTGGCACATGGAACGCTACTTTGAGGCTATTGCACTGATGAatgaagccactaaggtacGCATCGCGACCCTCTACCTCACTGATAATGCTATTCTATGGTGGCGTCTACGGTTTGCCGACATCGAAAAATGGACGTGCACCATAGACACATGGAATGTCTTTAAGAGAGAAATCAAAAGGCAATTCTACCCCGAAGATGTGGCTTACCTAGCAAGGAAGAGTATGAAGCGTCTCAAGTACATGGGCTCGATCCATGAGTATGTCAAGGAGTTCTTTACGCTTATGCTTGAAATACCCAACATGTTCGAGGAGGAGCTACTATTTAACTTCATGGACAACTTGCAAAGCTGGGTTGAGCAAGAGTTGAGGAAATGTGGTGTCCAAGACTTAGCCATAGCCATGACGGTAGCAGAGTCCTTGGTAGATTATAGAAGAAGAGACTCCTCTAAGCCCAAGCCACCTTCCAAGGGTAACCAGGCTAAAGGTGGGGGAAACAAGGGATCACGAGGCTACACTTCTAAGGAAGAATCAAGCAAAGGCCCTAGTGGCAAGGATGGCAAAGATAAGGATAAGTAGAAGGAGTTCATGCCCAGGACCAATTGCTTCCTATGTGATGGTCCACACTGGGCACGAAACTATCCTAAGAGGAAAACCCTAAATGGTATGATTGAGGAAAATGAGAAGGAGGGCGATGCTCATGTGGGATCGTTACAACTCCTAAACGCCCTTAAGGCCAAGTCGATGCCTAAGACGCCTCAAAGCAAAGGGCTAATGTATGTAGAGGCCCTTGTGAATGGGAAGACCACAAAGGCCCTGTGGACATTGGTGCCACTCATAACTTTGTCTCAGAGGATGAGACAAAGAGGCTGGAGCTTTAAGCATCCAAAGAAGGAGGTTGGCTCAAGGCCGTTAATTCAGCCTCCAAGCCATCACAAAGAGTAGCTCGCGGGGTGACTATGCACATCGGCTCATGGGAAGGAGGGGTCGACTTCACAATGGCACCCATGGATGACTTCAAGATGGTATTAGGGATGGACTTCCTATAGAAGGTCAAGGCTGTGCCACTACATTTTCTACGCTCAATGGCTATCCTAGAGGAGGAGAAACCATGCATGGTCCCTACGATCACTGAAGATACACCCAAGACCCCTATGTTATCAGCTATGTAAGTAAAGAAGGGGTTAAAGAGGAAAGAGGTGACCTACCTCGCCACCCTTAAGGAAGAAGAGGATGATGGGTTGGAAGAACCCATGCCTAAGGAAATCGAGGGAGtccttgatgagttcaaggacGTGATGCCACCCGAGTTGCCTAAAAGACTTCCTCCTAGGAGAGAGGAAGATCACAAGATTGAGTTGGAGCCGGGAGCCAAGCCCCCTGCTATGGGGCAATACAGGATGGCATCGCCCGAGCTAGAGAAGCTAAGGAGACAACTTAAGGAGTTGTTGGGCGCAAGGTTCATCTAACCATCCAAGGCTCCTTATGGCACTCCGGTCCTATTTCAGAAGAAACATGATGGGTCCCCACGAATGTGCATAGACTATCGGGCACTCAACAAGGTGACGGTAAAGAACAAGTATCCTATTCCGCTCATCGCTGACTTGTTCGATCAACTTGGTAGGGCAAGGTACTTCACGAAGCTAGACCTAAGGTCAGGCTACTACCAAGTAAGGATTACGGAGGGGGACGAGCCGAAGACTACATGTGTGACCAGATACGGCTCATACGAATTCTTAGTGATGCCTTTCAGACTCACCAATGCCCCAACAACGTTCTGCACGCTCATGAATAAGACCTTCCACCCATATTTAGACAAGTTCATGGTGGTATACTTGGATGACATAGTCATCTACAATAGCACCCTAAAAGAGAACGTGGAACATTTAAGGAAGGTCTTTAAGATCATGAGACAAAACGAGCTATATGTGAAGAAGGAGAAATGCTCATTTGCTAAGGAAGAAGTGAGCTTCCTAGGAAATCGCATCAAAGATGGCAAGCTGATGATGGATGACAACAAGGTGAAAGCCATCCAGGAATGGGATCTACCAACCAAGGTACCTCAAGTCAGATCTTtccttggtttagttaattactaCTGGTGATTCATCAAAGGTTATTCAGCAAGGGCCGCTCCACTTATTGATCttcttaagaagaataagaCATGGGAATGGGACGGAAGGTGCCAACAAGCCTTTAAGGATATGAAGAAGGCTATGATTGAGGAACCGGTGTTGGCACTACCCGACTACACCAAGGTTTTTGATACACACGGATGCCTCAGACTTTGTTATAGGGGGAGTCCTTATGCAAGAAAGACACCTGATCGCCTTCGAGAGTCACAAGCTAAATGACACGGAGAGGCACTacatgatgaaagaaaaggaaatgaccACCATCATCCATTGCTTGTGCACCTGGAGGCATTATCTTGTAGGGTCTCACTTCATAGTGAAGACCAATAACATGGCCACTAGCTACTTCCAAACACAGAAGAAGCTAAGTCCTAAGCAAGCTAGGTGGCAAGACTTCTTGGCCGAGTTCGACTATATGTTGGAGTATAAGCCATGAAGTGCTAATCCCATGGCCGACGCCCTAAGTCGTAAAGTGGAGCTAGCATCTATGATGAGCTAGCCccaaggagacataa is part of the Vitis riparia cultivar Riparia Gloire de Montpellier isolate 1030 chromosome 17, EGFV_Vit.rip_1.0, whole genome shotgun sequence genome and harbors:
- the LOC117905236 gene encoding protein BOLA1, chloroplastic → MASRGANVVVSRANRMRQKLQSALEATLLEIEDVSHQHAGHAPMRALPNAPQETHFNLKIVSPKFTGHTLVKRHRMVYELLADELSSGLHAISIVAKTPQEGQQK